The Nitrospira sp. genome window below encodes:
- a CDS encoding DnaJ domain-containing protein, whose translation MDYYRVLGVSREASDDDIKKAYRKLVFQHHPDRNPDSKDAEAKIREINAAYEIVGDAEKRRSYDRLYWGDEPRADVVDPFVILHEMEQKLFDEGRKELFAVLVKDVARVKAELALLRERTVADQGYDSFREDLVAERGAEVMDDFLTEEMEARKGRLVEVAAEMMVSQGVVKKHDEGGFRSVRGALEESFRKGRIHGYASALELFYERR comes from the coding sequence ATGGATTATTATCGAGTGCTCGGGGTCTCGCGGGAGGCCTCCGACGATGACATCAAAAAAGCCTACCGGAAGCTGGTCTTTCAGCATCACCCGGACCGGAACCCCGACAGCAAAGATGCGGAAGCGAAGATCCGCGAGATCAACGCCGCCTACGAGATCGTGGGCGATGCCGAGAAGCGCCGCAGCTATGACCGGCTCTACTGGGGGGACGAGCCGCGCGCGGACGTGGTGGACCCCTTCGTCATCCTTCATGAGATGGAGCAGAAACTGTTCGATGAGGGACGGAAGGAGCTCTTTGCGGTGCTGGTGAAGGACGTCGCACGGGTGAAGGCGGAATTGGCGCTCTTGCGCGAACGGACGGTGGCGGATCAGGGCTATGATTCATTTAGAGAGGATCTCGTGGCCGAGCGGGGCGCAGAGGTGATGGACGACTTTCTCACCGAGGAGATGGAGGCGCGCAAAGGCCGATTGGTCGAAGTGGCCGCCGAGATGATGGTGTCGCAAGGCGTCGTGAAGAAGCACGACGAAGGCGGGTTCCGGTCCGTGCGAGGCGCCCTCGAAGAGAGTTTCCGCAAAGGCCGCATCCACGGCTACGCGTCGGCGCTGGAATTGTTCTATGAGAGACGGTAA
- a CDS encoding DUF6573 family protein yields the protein MTEHTHPKPLTHDEKKAADAAFAGRPFNPSWSDSARVIYEGIVTALPKTELALPSTAAADTDPVTDVLADREDTAEASSAGPGVPTIKDRQQAILSGILIDVTPTAQQLGLTFPVTITKPLWELGIVTTDSLPEEEQARRLRDVLMAFRLRLASLATISPLIDFPAILAMPPSTIPQAVPLFAIIQPDAANQANVTLLLPNEVSLSITPTN from the coding sequence ATGACTGAACACACCCATCCCAAACCCCTGACCCACGACGAAAAGAAGGCGGCCGATGCGGCATTCGCCGGACGCCCGTTCAATCCTTCGTGGTCGGACTCCGCCCGAGTGATCTACGAGGGCATCGTCACCGCCTTGCCGAAGACAGAGTTGGCGCTTCCCTCGACTGCGGCGGCTGACACTGATCCTGTAACGGACGTGCTTGCAGACCGGGAAGATACTGCGGAGGCCTCCAGCGCAGGACCGGGCGTTCCAACGATCAAAGACCGTCAGCAGGCGATTCTGTCAGGGATATTGATCGACGTCACGCCGACCGCCCAACAGCTCGGGCTCACGTTTCCCGTGACGATCACCAAACCGTTGTGGGAGCTGGGCATCGTGACCACGGACTCGTTACCCGAGGAAGAACAGGCAAGACGCTTGCGCGATGTCTTGATGGCCTTCCGATTGAGATTGGCCAGCCTCGCGACGATTTCTCCGTTGATCGATTTCCCGGCGATCCTTGCCATGCCGCCAAGCACCATACCGCAAGCCGTTCCGCTCTTTGCGATCATCCAGCCTGACGCCGCGAACCAGGCCAACGTGACGCTGTTGCTGCCGAACGAAGTCTCTCTCTCCATCACTCCGACGAATTAA